One Aegilops tauschii subsp. strangulata cultivar AL8/78 chromosome 7, Aet v6.0, whole genome shotgun sequence genomic window carries:
- the LOC109746102 gene encoding chaperone protein dnaJ 11, chloroplastic, whose product MATFATSTPAVMGSARTGRVAGPRRCVVARASATMAAPAAVAAGRTHYEVLGVGAGASRGEIKAAYRRLAREVHPDAAGGGGDEGFIRLHAAYTTLADPDERARYDRDVACRTAGMMMRRAAAAGPAFRRRTWETDQCW is encoded by the coding sequence ATGGCTACCTTCGCGACGTCGACGCCGGCGGTGATGGGGTCTGCTCGCACGGGCCGGGTGGCCGGGCCTCGGCGGTGCGTGGTGGCGCGGGCGTCCGCGACgatggcggcgccggcggcggtggCCGCGGGGAGGACGCACTACGAAGTGCTCGGTGTGGGTGCCGGGGCGAGCAGGGGCGAGATCAAGGCGGCGTACCGGCGTCTTGCCAGGGAGGTGCACCCGGACgctgctggcggcggcggcgacgaggggtTCATTCGGCTGCACGCGGCCTACACCACGCTCGCTGACCCCGACGAGCGCGCTCGCTACGACAGGGACGTGGCCTGCCGCACCGCCGGGATGATGATGCGGCGGGCGGCCGCGGCCGGGCCGGCGTTCCGGCGGAGGACGTGGGAGACCGACCAGTGCTGGTAG